Proteins encoded within one genomic window of Kibdelosporangium phytohabitans:
- a CDS encoding WhiB family transcriptional regulator, whose amino-acid sequence MTYTKRLPKPVVEQWDWQLQGNCRGQESAVFFHPDNERGPARRMRQARAKQVCHDCPVLMQCRQHALKTREPFGVWGGLDEDERRAIFSNRRSRQQEHQPAA is encoded by the coding sequence ATGACTTACACCAAGCGACTGCCCAAGCCAGTTGTCGAGCAGTGGGACTGGCAGCTTCAGGGCAACTGCCGTGGCCAGGAGTCTGCGGTTTTCTTCCACCCCGACAACGAACGCGGCCCCGCGCGGCGGATGCGGCAGGCCCGCGCCAAGCAGGTGTGCCACGACTGCCCCGTTCTGATGCAGTGCAGGCAGCACGCGCTCAAGACGCGTGAGCCGTTCGGCGTCTGGGGCGGACTCGACGAGGACGAGCGCCGCGCGATCTTCTCCAACCGGCGTTCCCGGCAGCAGGAGCACCAGCCGGCCGCGTAA
- a CDS encoding PadR family transcriptional regulator, with the protein MSLRHAVLATLLPGPQSGYDLAKKFDEVMRGVWYARRNQMYGELAKLTEAGFAVQAAEGPRGRRAYSVTDEGRAELRRWLVETEPDRTVRDETMLRALLVSTLEPADALGVLAREEDVLRTELHALRGYLDSLLAEPGTDPMVMGLSLRAHIVEGMLKWTTDATRRFRAAPDARG; encoded by the coding sequence ATGTCCCTCCGGCACGCCGTCCTGGCCACCCTGCTGCCCGGCCCGCAGAGCGGGTACGACCTGGCGAAGAAGTTCGACGAGGTCATGCGGGGTGTGTGGTACGCGCGCCGCAACCAGATGTACGGGGAACTGGCCAAGCTGACCGAAGCAGGCTTCGCCGTGCAAGCAGCCGAAGGACCACGCGGCAGGCGCGCGTACTCCGTGACCGACGAAGGACGCGCGGAACTACGCCGCTGGCTGGTGGAAACCGAACCGGACCGGACAGTCAGGGACGAGACGATGCTCAGGGCGCTCCTGGTGTCCACACTGGAGCCCGCTGACGCACTGGGAGTGCTGGCGCGCGAGGAAGACGTGCTGCGGACCGAACTGCACGCACTGCGCGGTTACCTGGATTCCCTTTTGGCGGAACCCGGAACCGATCCCATGGTGATGGGCCTGTCGCTTCGGGCGCACATCGTCGAAGGAATGCTGAAATGGACAACGGACGCGACCCGGCGATTCCGGGCCGCGCCCGATGCGCGGGGATAA
- a CDS encoding MFS transporter yields the protein MNESRKRTILLATLVCALLAALDGTVTTTAMPRIAATLHGESDLTWAVTAYLLASTVTIPIYGRVADLYGRKTPMLTGLALFLIGSALCAAASTMPWLIVFRVVQGIGAGALMTVGMTLVRDLYPPSQARGMLRMQTLLAGMMVISFIGGPLAGGFVTDHWGWQWIFLGNLPIGLAAAAVLARFAPSSTVERTETGRFDYAGLALLSSGISFVLIGGWLLPAGLLALAVFVAVERKAEVPIVPLRLFGSRGYSAATAAGFLFTVAMMPAGLFLGVYFQQVLGYSATASGWLVLPLMGGMIIGNRLTAAVAIRSGRVRSALAAGAVLVVAGSAPLAMLDSGIPLWMTLTCTALIGFGAAPSMGGIAMVAQTTVDRRDIGAATAGLNLVKQFGGSTGLATGQALLAAQQVGGTIAIVGTIGGLLALAAVLAIPDVNLLASAH from the coding sequence GTGAATGAGTCCCGGAAACGCACGATCCTGCTCGCCACCCTCGTCTGCGCACTGCTGGCCGCCCTCGACGGCACGGTCACCACCACGGCCATGCCCCGCATCGCCGCCACGCTGCACGGCGAGAGCGACCTGACCTGGGCGGTGACCGCCTACCTGCTGGCTTCGACGGTGACCATCCCGATCTACGGCCGCGTGGCCGACCTGTACGGCCGCAAGACACCGATGCTCACCGGCCTGGCGCTGTTCCTGATCGGCTCAGCGCTGTGCGCGGCGGCCTCGACCATGCCGTGGCTGATTGTTTTCCGTGTGGTGCAAGGAATCGGCGCGGGCGCGCTGATGACGGTGGGTATGACGCTCGTGCGTGACCTCTACCCGCCCAGCCAGGCGCGGGGCATGCTGCGGATGCAGACGCTGCTCGCGGGCATGATGGTGATCAGCTTCATCGGCGGCCCGCTGGCCGGTGGATTCGTCACCGACCACTGGGGCTGGCAGTGGATCTTCCTCGGCAACCTGCCGATCGGTCTCGCCGCCGCTGCCGTGCTGGCGCGTTTCGCACCGAGCAGCACCGTGGAACGCACCGAGACCGGGCGGTTCGACTACGCCGGTCTGGCACTGCTGAGTTCGGGAATCTCGTTCGTCCTGATCGGCGGCTGGCTGCTGCCTGCCGGGCTCCTCGCCTTGGCGGTGTTCGTTGCGGTGGAACGCAAGGCCGAGGTTCCGATCGTCCCGTTGCGACTGTTCGGCAGCCGTGGCTACAGCGCCGCGACCGCGGCCGGATTCCTGTTCACAGTCGCGATGATGCCGGCCGGGCTGTTCCTGGGTGTCTATTTCCAGCAGGTTCTCGGTTACAGCGCCACGGCGTCGGGCTGGCTGGTGCTGCCGCTGATGGGCGGCATGATCATCGGCAACCGGCTCACGGCCGCCGTCGCGATCCGCAGTGGACGGGTGCGGTCCGCGCTCGCGGCCGGTGCGGTTCTCGTGGTCGCCGGCTCGGCGCCGCTGGCGATGCTGGACAGCGGGATTCCGCTGTGGATGACGTTGACCTGCACGGCGCTGATCGGCTTCGGCGCGGCGCCGTCGATGGGCGGGATCGCCATGGTCGCCCAGACCACGGTGGACCGGCGGGACATCGGGGCCGCCACCGCGGGGCTCAACCTGGTCAAACAGTTCGGCGGCAGTACGGGGCTCGCCACCGGCCAGGCCCTGCTGGCTGCTCAACAGGTCGGCGGGACGATCGCGATCGTCGGCACGATTGGCGGACTGCTCGCCCTGGCCGCGGTACTGGCCATACCCGACGTGAACCTGCTCGCGTCGGCGCACTGA
- a CDS encoding SigB/SigF/SigG family RNA polymerase sigma factor: protein MTTRARTKNSYEHLAPLFVELAALAEDDPRRTQLRDELVTGHLPVAEHIARRFSHRGESNEDLVQVATVGLINAVDRFDPERGTDFLSFAVPTVMGEIRRYFRDSSWSVRVPRRLKELHLAITAAGNELSQQLGRAPTPSEIATRLGMSKDEVYEGLEAGNAYHSVSLDDMLTQDSDNTSLGEMLGEPDSAMEGVENHESLLPLVRELPERERTILLLRFFGNLTQTQIAEKVGISQMHVSRLLARTLQKLRDGMLEPE from the coding sequence GTGACGACACGAGCGAGAACCAAGAACAGCTACGAACACCTGGCACCCCTGTTCGTCGAGCTGGCAGCGCTGGCCGAGGACGACCCGCGCCGCACCCAGCTACGTGACGAGCTCGTCACCGGGCACCTGCCGGTGGCCGAGCACATCGCCAGGCGGTTCTCGCACCGCGGTGAGTCGAACGAGGACCTGGTGCAGGTGGCCACGGTCGGGCTGATCAACGCGGTCGACCGGTTCGACCCGGAACGCGGTACGGACTTCCTGTCGTTCGCCGTGCCGACCGTGATGGGTGAGATCCGCCGGTACTTCCGCGACTCCAGCTGGTCGGTGCGCGTGCCGCGCCGGCTGAAGGAACTGCACCTGGCCATCACGGCGGCGGGCAACGAGTTGTCGCAGCAGCTCGGCCGCGCACCGACCCCGAGTGAGATCGCCACCCGGCTGGGCATGAGCAAGGACGAGGTCTACGAGGGCCTCGAGGCAGGCAACGCCTACCACTCGGTGTCGCTGGACGACATGCTCACGCAGGACTCCGACAACACCTCACTCGGCGAGATGCTGGGCGAGCCGGACTCGGCGATGGAGGGCGTGGAGAACCACGAGTCCCTGCTGCCGCTGGTCCGGGAGTTGCCGGAACGGGAACGGACCATCCTGTTGCTGCGGTTCTTCGGCAACCTCACCCAGACCCAGATCGCGGAGAAGGTGGGCATCTCGCAGATGCACGTCTCCCGCCTGCTCGCGCGGACCCTGCAGAAGCTGCGCGACGGCATGCTCGAACCCGAGTAA
- a CDS encoding ATP-binding protein: protein MTAANKSFVDSSVDVGDIELRVPAEARYLPIIRSLAATIAMREDFDLDFVADLKLAVDEACSMLSAAAWPGTDLRCRFRVADDAIAMQATALSTVDDLPLDTNSFGWRVLTTLTDSASTRVEQVPGGYRVLIELSKRGPHPADPRMGGA from the coding sequence ATGACTGCGGCCAACAAGTCCTTCGTGGACAGTTCGGTTGACGTCGGTGACATCGAGCTGAGAGTTCCGGCCGAGGCGCGCTACCTGCCGATCATCCGGTCGCTCGCGGCCACGATCGCCATGCGCGAGGACTTCGACCTCGACTTCGTCGCCGATCTGAAGCTGGCGGTCGACGAGGCCTGCTCGATGCTGTCGGCCGCGGCGTGGCCGGGCACCGACCTGCGCTGCCGGTTCCGGGTCGCCGACGACGCGATCGCCATGCAGGCGACCGCTTTGTCCACTGTGGATGATCTGCCGCTCGACACCAACTCGTTCGGCTGGCGGGTGCTGACCACGCTGACCGACAGCGCCAGCACCAGGGTGGAGCAGGTCCCCGGTGGGTACCGGGTGCTGATCGAGCTGAGCAAGCGGGGTCCGCACCCAGCTGATCCGAGGATGGGTGGGGCGTGA
- the ligD gene encoding non-homologous end-joining DNA ligase yields MSGDLTEYRKKRDAARTPEPVPHEAVLPHGDDDTFVIQEHHARQLHWDVRLERGGVLVSWAVPKGLPTDPKTVRLAVHTEDHPMEYATFEGVIPKGEYGAGKMTIWDRGTYETLKWEDYEVDVVLHGGRVDGHFTFLKRSDGWIVRRRGASQDPDWQPLPDEMKPMLATIGPMPPAGQGGKWAYEFKWDGVRALVRVEGGRLQIYSRAGNDVTASYPELADLGKQMGSAQAWLDGEIVAFAGGKPSFAELQKRMHVSNSAQARKLVSQTPVSLLLFDLLHFEGRSLLKSPFADRRALLEKLGLKGSHWYTSPSYPAAGAAVLAASRQQGLEGVIAKRLDSRYTPGRSPAWIKVADVRPQEVVIGGWRPGEGRREGVLGALLLGVPDEGGLRFVGSVGTGFSDAELESLTERLRPLGRKTSPFNGKLPPERARGANWVEPELVGEVVFRIWTTDGRMRAPVWRGLRADKSPDEVELNG; encoded by the coding sequence GTGTCGGGTGATCTGACGGAGTACCGCAAGAAGCGTGACGCCGCGCGTACGCCGGAACCCGTGCCTCACGAGGCCGTGCTCCCGCACGGTGACGACGACACGTTCGTCATCCAGGAGCACCACGCCCGCCAGTTGCACTGGGACGTCCGCCTGGAACGCGGTGGTGTGCTGGTGTCGTGGGCGGTGCCCAAGGGCCTGCCGACCGATCCGAAGACCGTGCGCCTCGCGGTGCACACCGAGGACCACCCGATGGAGTACGCCACCTTCGAGGGCGTGATCCCGAAGGGTGAGTACGGCGCCGGGAAGATGACCATCTGGGACCGCGGCACGTACGAAACGCTCAAGTGGGAGGACTACGAGGTCGACGTGGTCCTGCACGGCGGCCGTGTCGACGGCCACTTCACCTTCCTCAAGCGCAGCGATGGCTGGATCGTGCGCAGGCGCGGCGCGTCGCAGGACCCGGACTGGCAGCCGCTGCCGGACGAGATGAAGCCCATGCTGGCCACGATCGGCCCGATGCCCCCGGCCGGGCAAGGCGGCAAATGGGCGTACGAGTTCAAATGGGACGGCGTCCGCGCGCTCGTCCGCGTCGAGGGCGGACGGCTGCAGATCTACAGCCGCGCGGGTAACGACGTCACGGCCAGCTACCCGGAGCTCGCCGACCTGGGCAAGCAGATGGGCAGCGCCCAGGCCTGGCTGGACGGTGAGATCGTCGCGTTCGCGGGCGGGAAACCGAGCTTCGCCGAGCTGCAGAAGCGGATGCACGTCAGCAACTCGGCACAGGCGCGCAAACTGGTCAGCCAGACCCCGGTCAGCCTGCTGCTGTTCGACCTGTTGCACTTCGAGGGCCGGTCGCTGCTGAAGTCGCCGTTCGCCGACCGCCGCGCCCTGTTGGAGAAGCTCGGCCTGAAGGGCAGCCACTGGTACACCTCGCCGTCGTATCCCGCCGCCGGTGCGGCCGTGCTGGCGGCCAGCAGGCAGCAGGGGCTGGAAGGCGTGATCGCCAAGCGGCTCGACTCGCGTTACACGCCCGGCCGGTCCCCGGCGTGGATCAAGGTCGCCGACGTGCGGCCGCAGGAGGTGGTGATCGGCGGCTGGCGGCCGGGGGAAGGCCGCCGGGAAGGCGTGCTTGGCGCGTTGCTGCTCGGGGTACCCGATGAGGGTGGCCTCAGGTTCGTCGGTTCGGTCGGAACGGGGTTCTCCGACGCGGAGTTGGAGTCGCTCACCGAACGGCTGCGTCCCCTCGGCCGCAAGACCTCACCGTTCAACGGCAAGCTCCCGCCGGAACGCGCGCGCGGCGCGAACTGGGTCGAGCCGGAGCTGGTCGGCGAGGTGGTGTTCCGGATCTGGACGACCGACGGCCGGATGCGCGCACCGGTGTGGCGTGGCCTGCGCGCGGACAAGTCACCGGACGAGGTGGAGCTCAATGGCTGA
- the ligD gene encoding non-homologous end-joining DNA ligase: MADQLVKVEDRTLKLTNMTKVLYPETGFTKAQVIDYYARIAPVLLPHLRDRPVTLRRYPNGVDGQSFFEKNVARHAPEWVRTERLPTPGSSQGNESLDFVLVQDLPTLVWVANLAALELHVPQWRVGVDPDLLVFDLDPGPPATVVECCQVALWLREELAEGGYEAYPKTSGSKGMQLYVPVGPDEIDTLAYSRKLAERLAREYPRQVVATMAKAQRGGKVFIDWSQNRPAKTTIAPYSLRARARPTVSTPVTWQEVEECDHVDDLTFTADEVRARAGELGDLLAYPRVPAE; encoded by the coding sequence ATGGCTGACCAGCTGGTGAAGGTCGAGGACCGCACGCTCAAGCTCACGAACATGACCAAGGTGCTCTACCCGGAGACCGGCTTCACCAAGGCGCAGGTGATCGACTACTACGCCAGGATCGCGCCCGTGCTGCTGCCGCACCTGCGCGACCGCCCGGTGACGTTGCGCCGGTACCCCAACGGTGTCGACGGCCAGTCGTTCTTCGAGAAGAACGTGGCACGGCACGCACCGGAGTGGGTGCGCACCGAGCGGCTGCCGACGCCCGGCAGCAGCCAGGGCAACGAGTCACTCGACTTCGTGCTGGTCCAGGACCTGCCGACGCTGGTGTGGGTGGCCAACCTGGCCGCGCTGGAGCTGCACGTTCCACAGTGGAGAGTCGGTGTCGATCCGGACCTGCTGGTGTTCGACCTCGACCCCGGCCCGCCCGCGACCGTCGTCGAGTGCTGCCAGGTCGCGCTGTGGCTGCGCGAGGAGCTGGCCGAGGGCGGCTACGAGGCGTACCCGAAGACCAGCGGGTCCAAGGGCATGCAGCTCTACGTCCCGGTCGGCCCGGACGAGATCGACACCCTGGCGTATTCGCGCAAGCTCGCCGAGCGGCTGGCACGGGAGTACCCGCGGCAGGTCGTCGCCACGATGGCCAAGGCGCAGCGCGGCGGGAAGGTGTTCATCGACTGGAGCCAGAACCGGCCCGCCAAGACCACGATCGCGCCGTACTCGCTGCGCGCTCGGGCCCGGCCGACCGTCTCGACGCCGGTGACCTGGCAGGAAGTGGAGGAGTGCGATCACGTCGACGATCTGACCTTCACCGCGGACGAGGTCCGCGCGCGGGCCGGCGAATTGGGCGATCTGCTCGCCTATCCACGGGTGCCGGCGGAATGA
- the malQ gene encoding 4-alpha-glucanotransferase: MDENLAALAGAHGVATWYEDADQRRVEVDRAVVLEILEQLEVDPSAPAKRPGLPDTIVVRQGTRYETGRGLLRTEDGGRLDVADRLPADLPLGWHVLEAGGRQIPLAVTPARLPDVPRAWGWMLQLYALHSRESWGMGDFGDLAAFAGAAHEHGSGVLLVNPVQAIVPTLPVNRSPYSPSSRRFANPLYIKVTDTDEFRAAGPDTRSDVLALAPGPIGGLIDYDAVWAAKVAALELLWPGEIRDLEPGLRDYATFCALAEKHGGDWREWPSGLRHPDSPDVVAARRELAPRVAFHAWLQEVCEKQLGAARAAASGMSVGIVHDLPVGVDPGGADAWALQDVLAPRVTVGAPPDAFSQQGQDWRLPPWRPDKLAAAGYQPFIEVLRSVLKHGDGIRVDHVAGLWRLWWIPPGQPPSRGTYVHYDSEAMLGILALEAHRHSAVVVGEDLGTVQPHVTTTLHERGMLSSAVLYFQRDYETRGHPFVPIRSWEPASMASISTHDLPTAAGFLEAENVRVRAELGLVGDVAKEYERVAAERRDMIAFLVEEGVLESHDATEDEILVAMHAVLTRARSALILTSPPDALGDLRQPNLPGTVDEYPNWRIPLPVPVEQLFSQPGVRRVVHALQTNPG; encoded by the coding sequence ATCGACGAGAACCTGGCGGCGCTGGCAGGCGCCCACGGTGTCGCAACGTGGTACGAGGACGCCGACCAGCGCCGGGTCGAAGTGGACCGGGCCGTCGTGCTCGAGATACTCGAACAGCTCGAAGTGGACCCGTCCGCGCCCGCGAAACGACCGGGCCTGCCGGACACGATCGTCGTCCGGCAGGGCACCCGGTACGAAACCGGCCGCGGCCTGCTGCGCACCGAGGACGGCGGGCGGCTCGACGTCGCCGACCGGCTGCCCGCCGATCTCCCGCTCGGCTGGCACGTGCTGGAAGCGGGGGGCAGGCAGATCCCGCTGGCGGTGACGCCCGCCCGGCTGCCCGACGTCCCGCGCGCCTGGGGCTGGATGCTGCAGCTGTACGCGCTGCACTCGCGGGAATCGTGGGGGATGGGCGACTTCGGCGACCTCGCGGCCTTCGCGGGCGCGGCGCACGAACACGGCTCGGGCGTGCTGCTGGTCAACCCGGTGCAGGCGATCGTGCCGACCTTGCCGGTGAACCGCTCGCCCTACTCGCCGTCCAGCCGTCGCTTCGCCAATCCCTTGTACATCAAGGTCACCGACACCGACGAGTTCCGCGCGGCCGGCCCGGACACGCGGTCGGACGTGCTCGCCCTCGCACCGGGCCCGATCGGCGGCCTGATCGACTACGACGCGGTGTGGGCGGCCAAGGTGGCCGCTCTTGAACTGTTGTGGCCGGGGGAGATCCGCGACCTCGAACCGGGGCTGCGGGACTACGCGACGTTCTGCGCGCTGGCCGAGAAGCACGGCGGCGACTGGCGGGAGTGGCCGTCCGGGCTGCGGCACCCCGACAGCCCGGACGTCGTTGCCGCGCGCCGGGAACTGGCGCCGCGGGTGGCGTTCCACGCGTGGCTGCAGGAGGTGTGCGAGAAGCAGCTGGGCGCCGCACGGGCTGCCGCGAGTGGCATGTCCGTCGGCATCGTGCACGACCTGCCGGTGGGCGTGGACCCCGGCGGAGCCGACGCCTGGGCGCTGCAGGACGTGCTCGCCCCGCGCGTCACCGTCGGTGCGCCGCCGGACGCGTTCAGCCAGCAGGGCCAGGACTGGCGGCTGCCGCCGTGGCGCCCGGACAAGCTCGCGGCGGCGGGATACCAACCGTTCATCGAAGTTTTGCGAAGCGTGCTCAAGCACGGCGACGGGATCCGGGTCGACCACGTCGCCGGGCTGTGGCGGCTGTGGTGGATCCCACCGGGCCAGCCGCCGAGCCGCGGCACGTACGTGCACTACGACAGCGAGGCCATGCTGGGCATCCTCGCGCTCGAGGCCCACCGGCACTCGGCGGTCGTGGTCGGCGAGGACCTCGGCACGGTCCAGCCGCACGTCACGACCACGCTGCACGAGCGCGGCATGCTCTCCTCGGCCGTGCTCTACTTCCAGCGCGACTACGAAACCCGCGGTCACCCGTTTGTGCCCATCCGTTCGTGGGAACCCGCGTCGATGGCGAGCATCTCCACCCACGACCTGCCGACCGCGGCCGGGTTCCTCGAGGCGGAGAACGTGCGTGTCCGCGCGGAACTGGGGCTCGTCGGCGACGTGGCGAAGGAGTACGAACGGGTGGCCGCCGAACGCAGGGACATGATCGCTTTCCTGGTGGAAGAGGGAGTGCTGGAGTCGCACGACGCCACGGAAGACGAGATCCTGGTCGCCATGCATGCCGTGCTCACCCGCGCCCGCAGCGCGTTGATTCTCACATCGCCCCCCGACGCGCTCGGTGACCTGCGACAACCCAACTTGCCCGGCACGGTCGACGAGTACCCGAACTGGCGGATCCCCCTGCCGGTGCCGGTGGAGCAACTGTTCTCACAGCCCGGCGTCCGCCGGGTCGTGCACGCTCTGCAAACGAACCCTGGGTGA
- the glgX gene encoding glycogen debranching protein GlgX, whose translation MRPWPGTPYPLGATYDGAGTNFALFSEVAEFVELCLIDDDGRETRIKLPEVDGFVHHGYLPTVGPGQLYGYRVHGPFDPANGMRCNPNKLLLDPYAKAVAGSNVDWDESLFGYPFGDPDGRNDTDSAGHVPTGVVVSPYFDWGNDRLPKIPYNETVIYETHVRGLTLQHPFVPEEIRGTYAGLAHPVIIEHLKKLGVTAVELMPVHQFVTDHALFERGMRNYWGYNTIGFFAPHSAYSATGRGNQVQEFKAMVRDLHEAGIEVILDVVYNHTAEGNHLGPTLSMRGIDNDAYYRLVDDERKFYMDYTGTGNSLNVRNPHTLQLIMDSLRYWVTEMHVDGFRFDLAATLAREFYDVDRLSAFFDIVQQDPVISQVKLIAEPWDVGPGGYQVGNFPPLWTEWNGQFRDTVRDFWRGEPATLGEFASRITGSSDLYQDDGRRPFASINFVTAHDGFTLNDLVSYNDKHNDANGEENRDGANDNRSWNCGAEGPTDDAEVLALRAKQRRNMLATLMLSQGVPMLLAGDEIGRTQGGNNNAYCQDNEISWVDWERAEDFGELKAFTAALTKLRREHPVFRRRRFFAGRPIRKGDELRDIGWFTPSGQEMTEQDWESGFGRCIVVFLNGEGIADLDQRGEQVTDDSFLLCFNAHHEDIDVTLPNGDYAENWSVVVDTATGEVGNGPSVPAKSTLKVQARSLVVLQRAEEEED comes from the coding sequence GTGCGGCCCTGGCCCGGAACCCCTTACCCGCTCGGCGCCACGTACGACGGCGCCGGGACGAATTTCGCATTGTTCTCGGAGGTGGCCGAGTTCGTCGAGCTGTGCCTGATCGACGACGACGGCCGGGAGACGCGGATCAAACTGCCTGAGGTGGACGGGTTCGTGCATCACGGCTACCTGCCGACCGTCGGTCCAGGCCAGCTGTACGGCTACCGCGTGCACGGGCCGTTCGACCCGGCCAACGGCATGCGCTGCAACCCGAACAAGCTGCTGCTCGACCCGTACGCCAAGGCGGTCGCGGGCAGCAACGTCGACTGGGACGAGTCGCTGTTCGGCTACCCGTTCGGTGACCCGGACGGGCGCAACGACACCGACTCGGCCGGTCACGTGCCGACAGGTGTCGTGGTCAGCCCGTACTTCGACTGGGGCAACGACCGGCTGCCGAAGATCCCGTACAACGAGACGGTCATCTACGAGACGCACGTGCGCGGGCTCACACTGCAGCACCCGTTCGTGCCGGAGGAGATCCGCGGCACGTACGCGGGCCTGGCGCACCCGGTGATCATCGAGCACCTGAAGAAGCTCGGTGTGACCGCTGTCGAGCTGATGCCGGTGCACCAGTTCGTCACCGACCACGCCCTGTTCGAGCGCGGCATGCGCAACTACTGGGGTTACAACACGATCGGGTTCTTCGCCCCGCACTCGGCGTACTCGGCCACCGGCCGCGGCAACCAGGTGCAGGAGTTCAAGGCGATGGTCCGTGACCTGCACGAAGCGGGTATCGAGGTGATCCTCGACGTGGTCTACAACCACACCGCCGAAGGCAACCACCTCGGGCCGACGCTGTCCATGCGCGGGATCGACAACGACGCCTACTACCGGCTGGTCGACGACGAACGCAAGTTCTACATGGACTACACCGGCACCGGGAACTCGTTGAACGTCCGCAACCCGCACACCCTGCAGCTGATCATGGACTCGCTGCGGTACTGGGTGACCGAGATGCACGTGGACGGCTTCCGCTTCGACCTGGCCGCCACGCTGGCCCGCGAGTTCTACGACGTGGACCGGCTGAGCGCGTTCTTCGACATCGTCCAGCAGGACCCGGTGATCAGCCAGGTCAAGCTGATCGCCGAGCCGTGGGACGTCGGCCCCGGGGGTTACCAGGTCGGCAACTTCCCTCCCTTGTGGACGGAGTGGAACGGTCAGTTCCGGGACACCGTCAGGGACTTCTGGCGCGGTGAGCCCGCGACGCTGGGCGAGTTCGCCTCACGGATCACCGGCTCGTCGGACCTGTACCAGGACGACGGCCGCCGCCCGTTCGCGTCGATCAACTTCGTCACCGCGCACGACGGCTTCACGTTGAACGACCTGGTGTCGTACAACGACAAGCACAACGACGCCAACGGCGAGGAGAACCGGGACGGCGCCAACGACAACCGGTCGTGGAACTGCGGCGCCGAGGGCCCGACCGACGACGCCGAAGTGCTCGCGCTACGCGCCAAACAGCGCCGCAACATGCTGGCCACGTTGATGCTGTCGCAGGGCGTGCCGATGCTGCTGGCCGGTGACGAGATCGGCCGCACGCAGGGCGGCAACAACAACGCCTACTGCCAGGACAACGAGATCTCCTGGGTGGACTGGGAACGCGCGGAGGACTTCGGCGAGCTGAAGGCGTTCACCGCGGCGCTGACCAAGCTGCGGCGGGAGCACCCGGTGTTCCGGCGCCGCCGGTTCTTCGCCGGGCGCCCGATCCGCAAGGGCGACGAACTGCGTGACATCGGGTGGTTCACCCCGTCGGGCCAGGAGATGACCGAGCAGGACTGGGAGTCCGGGTTCGGCCGGTGCATCGTGGTGTTCCTCAACGGCGAGGGCATCGCCGACCTCGACCAGCGCGGCGAGCAGGTCACCGACGACTCGTTCCTGCTGTGCTTCAACGCACACCACGAGGACATCGACGTCACCCTGCCCAACGGCGACTACGCCGAGAACTGGTCGGTCGTGGTGGACACCGCCACCGGTGAGGTCGGCAACGGCCCGTCGGTCCCGGCGAAGTCCACGCTCAAGGTGCAAGCCCGTTCCCTGGTCGTGCTGCAACGAGCCGAGGAAGAAGAAGACTAG